A single window of Nematostella vectensis chromosome 4, jaNemVect1.1, whole genome shotgun sequence DNA harbors:
- the LOC125561967 gene encoding uncharacterized protein LOC125561967, whose translation MEKRTNRKVGVDTTSDMKILDAEKESPDYSVFTVDALKMMNSGNQYPRLSKPKKGQLILVKSSDEQSKRKRQGIFPSLPKGPTSLVHSKKKQGLSPAVSRAVSAMQTALERFKSEDDSPVTAGSSVYQREGAMSTLLGVQNWEDVIEGREATRADTAADAREMADPATSTPWTFRMSPASSSSSSSSSSSSSSQEDTTSHSCHSPSQAPASPRPPTPDLGITGIGYGGPSQRQLDKKYVLQNWFKRGVAEKKAPSESEKLPRNAAPFLIEDPVAWEIDLADNPCDEARRQRQQRKQMKINKLRQQLKSKSTADQPDERLRSNGATSAVMWEIDFADERSRESHQKRLTKRQKKLKELAKKKKAAAKYGERSQGPRKPPTPCDIYDGQDFKDALDF comes from the exons ATGGAAAAGAGAACGAACCGTAAGGTGGGCGTCGATACAACCTCGGACATGAAGATCCTGGATGCCGAGAAAGAATCACCTGACTACTCCGTGTTCACAGTTGACGCGCTGAAAATGATGAATTCGGGCAATCAATACCCGCGACTCAGCAAGCCTAAGAAAGGCCAATTAATCCTGGTCAAGAGCTCAGACGAGCAGAGCAAGAGAAAGCGCCAAGGCATTTTCCCAAGCCTGCCAAAGGGACCCACGAGTCTGGTCCACAGCAAAAAGAAGCAAGGCCTTTCACCTGCTGTATCCAGGGCCGTGTCCGCCATGCAAACCGCTCTTGAAAGGTTCAAGTCGGAGGATGATTCCCCCGTGACAGCGGGCAGCAGTGTATATCAGCGCGAAGGCGCAATGTCTACCCTCCTTGGCGTGCAGAATTGGGAGGATGTCATTGAAGGCAGGGAGGCAACAAGGGCAGACACCGCAGCTGATGCGAGAGAGATGGCTGACCCCGCCACCTCCACCCCCTGGACCTTCCGCATGTCTCctgcctcctcctcctcctcctcctcctcctcctcctcctcctcctcacaAGAGGACACCACAAGCCACAGTTGCCACAGCCCCTCCCAGGCTCCTGCAAGCCCCAGGCCGCCAACCCCCGACCTGGGTATTACTGGCATCGGCTATGGAGGCCCTAGCCAGCGGCAGCTTGACAAGAAGTATGTCCTGCAGAACTGGTTCAAGAGAGGCGTGGCGGAGAAGAAAGCACCGTCCGAGTCAGAGAAGCTTCCCAGAAACGCCGCACCCTTTCTGATTGAAGACCCGGTTGCCTGGGAGATTGACTTGGCCGACAATC CATGTGACGAGGCGCGTCGCCAACGACAGCAGAGAAAGCAAATGAAGATCAACAAGCTCCGACAGCAGCTCAAAAGCAAGAGCACCGCTGACCAGCCTGACGAGAGACTGCGCAGCAACGGAGCTACATCTGCCGTCATGTGGGAGATCGACTTTGCAGACGAGC GATCTAGGGAGTCCCACCAGAAGCGACTGACCAAGCGACAGAAGAAGCTCAAGGAACTTGCCAAGAAGAAGAAGGCTGCCGCTAAGTATGGTGAAAGATCACAGGGTCCTCGCAAACCACCTACTCCATGCGACATTTACGACGGACAAGACTTCAAGGATGCGCTAGACTTCTAA
- the LOC5513735 gene encoding splicing factor ESS-2 homolog translates to METAREKHREKYEWRKEEEHSEIQQASLALPSGKEGEQLMIEQRPAMVETWTYKNKNALMYVPEGTEHSVIEQIEKKAKGTQEVIHEHTRFSRNPFPDASCSGMLAGASAAKLAQQQGKIGVNGQVFAPSETPKVNGFEFVATPSPAPVSFAAARGRSHSKTLPAMIGSSQGQDLPGEGLHRK, encoded by the exons ATGGAGACGGCCAGGGAAAAACACCGAGAAAAATATGAGTGGAGGAAAGAGGAGGAGCATTCAGAAATCCAGCAAGCAAGTTTAGCGCTTCCCTCAGGAAAGGAGGGAGAGCAACTTATGATTGAACAGCGACCAGCGATGGTCGAGACATGgacctacaaaaataaaaacgcaCTTATGTATGTCCCTGAGGGTACAGAACACTCAGTGATTGAGCAAATTGAAAAGAAGGCTAAGGGAACACAAGAGGTTATACATGAACATACTAGGTTTAGTAGAAACCCATTTCCTGACGCTAGTTGTAGTGGAATGCTGGCTGGTGCGTCAGCAGCAAAGCTGGCTCAGCAGCAAGGCAAGATTGGAGTTAATGGGCAGGTGTTTGCACCATCGGAGACTCCAAAAGTCAATGGGTTTGAGTTTGTTGCCACACCCTCGCCTGCACCAG tctcctttgcagccgCCCGAGGCCGGAGTCACTCAAAAACACTCCCAGCAATGATAGGGAG TAGCCAAGGTCAGGATTTaccgggggaggggttgcACAGGAAgtaa